A DNA window from Niabella yanshanensis contains the following coding sequences:
- a CDS encoding DUF3606 domain-containing protein codes for MADDKTKNDARDRNQVAGGEDYEVQYMIKKHGVTKEEVLAAIKAVGNHREKIEAYLLSHKK; via the coding sequence ATGGCAGACGATAAAACAAAAAACGACGCAAGGGACCGTAACCAGGTAGCCGGAGGTGAGGATTATGAAGTACAGTATATGATAAAAAAACATGGTGTTACGAAAGAAGAGGTATTAGCAGCCATTAAGGCGGTTGGCAACCACCGTGAAAAGATAGAAGCCTATCTTCTATCCCATAAAAAATAA
- a CDS encoding FecR family protein, which translates to MNRKEYLEKYLYGTASQEEKEQVTVWITGLMERVATGQANEEEEKIITHWLNHEREVSINAEEVEKRGKATKMILGAQQLTDLRKNNRFTFYRYAAAITVLFVIGIGSYYIYQPHEKKREATLYFPAAGRVEANIITYKVRPADTIKKVQLPDSSFVYLNTNASLSIDSGRFNLRNRDVVLDHGEAFFEVAKNAEKKFTVQLGNLVLEVVGTSFNIENNEIKAEKRVFVKTGKVLIKDKEKLIASLTPHEVFTYNNITKEYAIKKNATIDLSEWTSGRLVFEGADWNEIKQKIKNRFNVDLAIENNALPAHIELNAIFNREDNYSEIAKIIAGIYGARFRTEAHKIIFFK; encoded by the coding sequence ATGAACCGGAAAGAATATTTAGAAAAATACCTCTATGGCACTGCTTCACAAGAGGAAAAAGAACAGGTAACTGTTTGGATTACCGGCCTGATGGAGCGTGTGGCAACCGGACAGGCTAATGAAGAAGAGGAAAAAATTATAACTCATTGGCTCAACCATGAGCGTGAGGTTTCAATTAACGCCGAAGAAGTAGAGAAACGAGGAAAGGCAACCAAAATGATACTGGGCGCACAACAACTGACTGACTTGCGCAAAAATAATCGATTCACTTTTTACCGGTATGCAGCCGCCATCACCGTCCTGTTTGTTATTGGCATTGGCTCCTACTATATTTATCAACCCCATGAAAAAAAGAGGGAAGCCACCTTGTATTTCCCCGCGGCCGGTCGCGTGGAGGCCAATATTATTACCTACAAGGTTCGCCCGGCAGATACTATAAAAAAGGTACAACTACCAGACAGCAGTTTCGTGTACCTGAATACTAACGCCTCCTTGTCAATAGATTCAGGCAGGTTCAATCTGCGCAACCGGGATGTAGTACTCGATCACGGAGAGGCCTTTTTCGAGGTAGCCAAAAATGCAGAAAAGAAATTTACCGTTCAGTTGGGAAATTTGGTACTGGAAGTGGTCGGTACTTCTTTCAATATTGAAAATAATGAGATAAAGGCTGAAAAAAGAGTCTTTGTTAAAACAGGTAAAGTATTAATTAAAGACAAAGAAAAGCTGATCGCCAGCTTAACACCCCATGAAGTGTTTACTTATAATAATATAACAAAAGAATATGCCATCAAAAAAAATGCTACTATCGATCTTTCTGAATGGACCTCGGGAAGATTAGTATTTGAAGGCGCTGATTGGAACGAAATAAAACAAAAGATAAAAAACCGCTTTAATGTTGACCTGGCTATAGAAAACAATGCGCTTCCGGCCCATATAGAACTTAATGCTATTTTTAACAGAGAAGACAACTATTCAGAAATAGCTAAAATAATTGCGGGTATCTATGGTGCCCGGTTTAGAACAGAAGCTCATAAAATTATATTTTTCAAATAA
- a CDS encoding RNA polymerase sigma factor — MTDKELIILIGFKNREAYNALYDRYWQSLYMHVFGKIKEHEVTQDILQEFWIKIWKDPSFVLTNEEGMAKGFFCKFLNFRVLDYYRSLHHEIISLDNEKRNTIEQIGYSHILEDISLKDMNILIQKVIDELPGAVKRIAWLRRQGHSVGETARLLSISEKTVRNKYSLAMAKIREVLKSAGTKIIASFF, encoded by the coding sequence TTGACTGACAAAGAGCTGATAATATTAATTGGGTTCAAAAACAGGGAGGCCTATAATGCCTTGTACGACCGGTACTGGCAGAGCCTGTATATGCATGTGTTTGGTAAGATAAAAGAACATGAAGTGACACAGGATATATTGCAGGAGTTTTGGATAAAGATCTGGAAAGATCCTTCTTTTGTATTAACCAATGAGGAAGGTATGGCTAAGGGTTTTTTTTGTAAATTTTTAAACTTCAGAGTACTGGATTATTATCGCTCGCTGCATCATGAAATAATCTCGCTGGACAATGAAAAACGCAACACCATAGAGCAAATAGGTTACTCGCATATTCTGGAAGATATCAGCTTAAAGGATATGAACATCCTCATTCAAAAGGTAATTGATGAACTTCCCGGCGCAGTAAAACGAATAGCCTGGCTTAGGCGCCAGGGCCATTCTGTAGGAGAAACGGCCAGGCTGCTATCGATCAGTGAAAAAACGGTAAGAAACAAATACTCGTTGGCAATGGCTAAGATCAGGGAAGTATTAAAGTCTGCTGGCACCAAAATAATCGCTTCTTTTTTTTGA
- a CDS encoding PAS domain-containing protein: MSLCFAAVFDNMEDAVIAHDANGVIFLANPAVKNTFGYDPETLIGKDVRILIPARLRPGYEQLIKEVYQGRKITGKTSSWLNSEGVLVPVSLILAPINDQQGASIGVSAIFRTIYREIDAEVERNHLRAIIE; this comes from the coding sequence ATGTCTTTATGTTTTGCCGCTGTCTTTGATAATATGGAAGACGCTGTTATAGCGCACGATGCCAATGGAGTGATTTTTTTAGCAAATCCTGCAGTAAAAAACACTTTCGGATATGATCCGGAAACACTTATCGGTAAAGATGTACGGATACTGATACCTGCCAGGCTTCGGCCAGGATATGAGCAGCTGATAAAAGAGGTTTACCAGGGAAGAAAGATAACCGGGAAGACCAGTTCCTGGCTTAATTCTGAAGGTGTGTTAGTTCCGGTTTCTCTAATATTAGCTCCCATCAATGATCAACAAGGCGCCTCTATTGGTGTCTCGGCAATATTCCGCACGATTTACAGGGAAATAGACGCCGAGGTAGAACGTAATCATCTCAGGGCCATAATTGAATGA
- the ligD gene encoding DNA ligase D — MPPTRKKNNSVGGTATPARQAPTKKKKAVANTEVKSLQKTLDDSLPALLAKAKTGLMPKNIKPMLATLVDKPFDDPDWVYEVKWDGYRALGFVKKGRVQLLSRNNKSFDKKFYPIHDMLTTWKADMLIDGEIVALDEQGNSNFNQLQNWRSEADGELAFYAFDILWYNGKNVMGLPLTERQAILKQVLPQEDDRIRISNVFDVPGTEMFTAAEKMGLEGIMAKRADSVYTSDLRSKEWLKIKVNKRQEVIIAGFTKNEGSSKTFSALLLAVHEKGKLKYVGKVGTGFSDKRQQEMMELFKPLIVKKSPFAEAIDVDKPSRFRKRMGAKPTWLKPQLVCEVAYAEITDEGVFRHPSFEGMREDKKAGEVVRETESDTKKVVMEVNKKDKPAAILTKAPKDKGRKTLLNPTDETQTRNIKGHDLKFTNLSKVYWPKEGYTKRDMFNYYYQVAEYILPYLKDRPQSLNRFPNGITKPGFYQKDVKGKSPGWVSTFPYTTSDGVKKEFLVGDNEDTLLWMASLGCIEMNPWFSRIQSPDHPDYCVLDLDPDKNTFNQVIKIANAIKDLLDAMGVPCYCKTSGSTGMHIYIPLAAKYTYDQSQMFGRLIVEDIQRQYSSFTSVERLVKNRKGKMYLDFLQNRPGATLACPYSLRPKPGATVSMPLHWDEVKPGLKMSDFTIKNAPARLRETGDLFKPVLGKGINLQAALAKYPKQLR; from the coding sequence ATGCCACCTACCAGGAAAAAAAATAATAGTGTTGGCGGTACGGCTACCCCTGCCAGGCAAGCGCCCACAAAAAAGAAGAAAGCAGTAGCGAATACCGAAGTGAAAAGCCTTCAAAAAACATTAGACGATAGTTTGCCGGCATTATTAGCGAAGGCAAAAACGGGATTGATGCCCAAAAATATTAAACCTATGTTGGCAACATTGGTTGACAAACCTTTTGATGACCCCGATTGGGTGTATGAAGTGAAATGGGATGGTTACAGGGCTTTGGGTTTTGTGAAGAAGGGCAGGGTTCAACTACTATCCCGTAACAATAAATCATTCGATAAAAAATTTTACCCGATACACGATATGCTGACCACCTGGAAGGCCGATATGTTGATAGATGGCGAAATTGTAGCGCTTGATGAACAAGGCAACTCCAACTTTAACCAGCTGCAGAATTGGCGTAGTGAGGCTGATGGAGAACTGGCATTTTACGCATTTGATATTTTATGGTACAATGGCAAAAATGTAATGGGACTGCCGCTTACTGAGCGGCAAGCAATATTGAAACAGGTATTGCCCCAGGAGGATGACCGTATAAGGATCAGCAATGTTTTTGATGTGCCGGGTACCGAAATGTTTACTGCTGCTGAAAAAATGGGGCTGGAAGGTATTATGGCAAAGCGGGCCGACAGCGTTTATACATCTGACCTGCGTAGCAAGGAGTGGCTGAAAATAAAGGTTAATAAACGGCAGGAAGTTATAATAGCAGGGTTTACTAAAAACGAAGGGAGTTCCAAAACCTTTAGTGCGCTGTTATTAGCCGTTCATGAAAAAGGCAAGCTAAAGTACGTGGGCAAAGTGGGTACGGGATTTTCGGATAAGCGGCAGCAGGAAATGATGGAGTTATTTAAACCGCTCATCGTTAAAAAATCTCCTTTTGCTGAAGCAATAGATGTTGACAAGCCTTCGCGGTTCAGAAAGCGCATGGGGGCAAAGCCTACCTGGCTAAAGCCCCAACTGGTATGCGAAGTAGCCTATGCTGAGATTACGGACGAGGGTGTTTTTCGCCACCCGTCTTTTGAGGGAATGCGGGAAGATAAGAAGGCAGGCGAGGTGGTGAGGGAAACCGAATCGGATACTAAAAAAGTGGTGATGGAAGTGAACAAAAAAGATAAGCCTGCCGCAATATTAACAAAAGCACCAAAAGATAAGGGAAGGAAAACACTGCTAAACCCAACAGATGAAACACAGACCCGGAATATAAAGGGACATGATTTAAAGTTTACCAACTTAAGCAAAGTGTATTGGCCTAAGGAAGGGTATACTAAACGGGATATGTTTAATTATTATTACCAGGTGGCGGAGTATATATTGCCTTATTTAAAAGACCGGCCGCAATCGCTCAACCGCTTTCCTAACGGTATCACCAAACCGGGCTTTTATCAGAAAGACGTAAAGGGTAAATCTCCCGGTTGGGTCAGCACCTTTCCATATACCACCAGCGATGGCGTAAAAAAGGAGTTTCTGGTGGGCGATAATGAAGATACGCTATTGTGGATGGCTTCTTTAGGCTGCATAGAAATGAACCCCTGGTTTAGCAGGATCCAGTCGCCCGATCACCCGGACTATTGTGTGCTGGATCTTGATCCGGATAAAAATACCTTTAACCAGGTAATTAAAATTGCCAACGCAATAAAAGACCTGTTGGATGCAATGGGAGTGCCTTGCTACTGTAAAACCTCAGGGTCTACAGGCATGCATATCTATATACCTCTTGCGGCTAAATACACTTACGATCAGTCGCAAATGTTCGGGCGGCTTATTGTTGAAGATATTCAGCGTCAATATTCCTCTTTCACAAGTGTTGAAAGGCTGGTGAAAAATAGAAAAGGTAAAATGTATCTTGATTTTTTACAAAACAGGCCCGGCGCAACATTGGCCTGCCCCTATTCACTGCGGCCAAAGCCGGGCGCCACTGTTTCGATGCCGCTGCATTGGGATGAAGTGAAGCCTGGTTTGAAGATGTCAGATTTTACTATTAAGAATGCACCTGCCCGCTTACGCGAAACAGGCGATTTATTTAAACCCGTTCTGGGCAAAGGCATCAACCTGCAGGCAGCTTTAGCTAAATATCCAAAACAGTTGAGATAG
- a CDS encoding DUF4382 domain-containing protein, which produces MQKLFLSSMAMLLLVIISCKKNNETGAIPQMFSVYLTDNPANLEQVNIDIHSVEVKVDESGGGDEQQIAQHDHHRSNDSLGAPGGTLWHGGIPVGNGNEFGKWVSLDFAPGIYDILKLRNGIDMLLGSVQITGVVRKIRIALGSNNHVVKNGIQLPLQLADDSLNHHIYIDVLKESRIKNNDGSAAVYLDFDLGRSIYEQRDGYVLNPYLRTLPADRSLELEGYAFPAAASLIVSVYNDTDTATALPDGRGYFKIRGLELGRYSIKYGAGNSAYRDTTTIFNITKNKVTLPAMNLKKY; this is translated from the coding sequence ATGCAAAAACTATTTCTGTCATCAATGGCTATGCTGCTGCTTGTAATCATAAGCTGCAAAAAAAACAACGAAACCGGGGCTATTCCTCAAATGTTCTCTGTTTATTTAACGGACAATCCTGCTAACCTGGAACAGGTGAATATTGACATCCATTCGGTAGAAGTGAAGGTAGATGAAAGTGGTGGTGGAGATGAACAGCAAATCGCTCAACACGATCACCACCGGAGTAATGACAGCCTGGGTGCGCCGGGCGGCACTTTGTGGCATGGCGGCATACCAGTTGGCAATGGCAATGAGTTTGGTAAATGGGTATCACTGGATTTTGCACCTGGTATATATGATATTCTGAAGTTAAGAAACGGCATTGATATGTTGTTGGGATCGGTACAAATTACAGGCGTTGTAAGAAAAATACGTATAGCATTAGGGAGTAATAATCATGTGGTAAAAAATGGTATTCAGCTTCCTTTGCAGCTGGCAGACGATTCATTGAATCACCATATTTATATTGATGTATTAAAAGAAAGCCGCATAAAAAACAACGATGGCAGTGCTGCTGTTTATCTTGATTTTGATCTGGGACGCTCCATCTATGAGCAGCGGGATGGGTATGTGCTTAATCCTTATTTGAGGACTTTGCCGGCAGACAGGTCTTTAGAGCTGGAGGGCTACGCTTTTCCGGCGGCTGCTTCGTTAATAGTAAGTGTGTATAACGATACGGATACTGCTACTGCTTTACCAGACGGGAGGGGATACTTCAAAATACGGGGGCTGGAACTGGGGCGTTATAGTATAAAGTATGGTGCGGGCAACAGTGCTTACAGGGACACTACCACTATTTTTAACATTACTAAAAATAAGGTAACCTTACCTGCAATGAATCTGAAAAAATATTAG
- a CDS encoding PAS domain-containing protein, with protein MITKTLHGIIASWYGAAERMFGYTSDEAVGRPITMLIPRERLAEESMILDQIHRGLKIEHFETVRSNKDGELIPVSLSISPIRNHLGEISPRRRLRRQYGFLLLFHHCKIFKGK; from the coding sequence ATCATTACTAAAACGCTCCATGGCATCATTGCAAGCTGGTACGGAGCGGCGGAAAGAATGTTTGGGTATACTTCGGATGAAGCGGTCGGCAGGCCCATTACAATGCTGATTCCCCGGGAGCGCTTAGCTGAAGAGAGTATGATATTAGACCAGATCCATCGTGGTCTTAAGATAGAACATTTTGAAACTGTACGCAGCAATAAGGATGGCGAGCTCATTCCTGTATCGCTTTCAATTTCCCCCATCAGGAACCACCTGGGAGAAATATCTCCCAGGCGAAGGCTGCGCAGGCAGTACGGCTTCCTGTTGCTTTTTCATCATTGTAAAATTTTTAAAGGAAAATAG